DNA from Variovorax sp. V213:
GGCGCTGCGCCGTGCCGTGATGCAGCAGTTCGACCAGTACGTCAAGCTCAACAAGAAGATCCCGCCCGAGATCCTCACCTCGATCTCGAGCATCGACGATCCGGGCCGCCTGGCCGACACCATCGCGGCCCATCTGCCGCTGAAGCTCGACAACAAGCAGGCCGTGCTCGACCTGGCCGACGTCAAGTCGCGGCTCGAGAACCTGTTCGGCCAGCTCGAACGCGAAGTCGACATCCTCAACGTCGACAAGAAGATCCGTGGCCGCGTGAAGCGCCAGATGGAAAAGAACCAGCGCGACTTCTATCTCAACGAGCAGGTCAAGGCGATCCAGAAGGAGCTCGGCGAAGGCGAAGAGGGCGCGGACATCGAGGAGATCGAGAAGAAGATCAAGCTCGCCAAGATGCCCAAGGAAGCGCTCAAGAAGGCCGAGGGCGAGCTCAAGAAGCTCAAGCTGATGTCTCCGATGTCGGCCGAAGCCACCGTGGTGCGCAACTACATCGACGTGCTGGTGGGTCTGCCCTGGAGCAAGAAGACCAAGATCAAGCACGACCTGGCGAACGCCGAGGCGGTGCTCAATGCCGACCACTACGGCCTGGAGAAGGTCAAGGACCGCATCCTCGAATATCTCGCGGTGCAGCAGCGCGTCGACAAGGTCAAGGCGCCCATCCTGTGCCTCGTGGGCCCGCCCGGCGTGGGCAAGACCTCGCTCGGGCAGTCGATCGCCAAGGCGACCGGCCGCAAGTACACCCGCATGGCGCTCGGCGGCATGCGCGACGAGGCGGAGATCCGCGGCCATCGCCGCACCTACATCGGCGCTCTGCCGGGCAAGGTGCTGCAGGGGCTGAACAAGATCGGCACGCGCAATCCGCTGTTCCTGCTCGACGAGATCGACAAGCTGGGGACGGACTTCCGCGGCGACCCGTCGAGCGCGTTGCTCGAGGTGCTCGACCCGGAGCAGAACCATACCTTTGGCGACCACTACGTCGAGGTCGACTTCGACCTCTCCGACGTGATGTTCGTGGCCACCTCGAACTCGATGAACATTCCGCCGGCGCTGCTCGACCGGATGGAAGTCATTCGCCTCTCGGGCTACACAGAGGACGAGAAGACGCACATTGCGCTCAAGTACCTGTTGCCGAAGCAATTGAAGAACAACGGCGTCAAGGAAGACGAGTTGCTGGTCACTGAAGAAGCGGTGCGCGACATCGTGCGCTACTACACCCGTGAAGCCGGCGTGCGCTCGCTGGAGCGCGAGCTCTCCAAGATCTGCCGCAAGGTGGTGAAGGGCTTGCTGCTCAAGCAGATGACGCCGAAGGTTGTGGTCGACGGCGCCAACCTCAACGACTTTCTCGGTGTTCGCAAGTACAGCTTCGGCTTGGCCGAGAAGCAGAACCAGGTCGGCCAGGTGGTCGGTCTGGCGTGGACCGAAGTGGGCGGCGATCTGCTCACCATCGAGGCCGTCACCATGCCCGGCAAGGGCGTGATCAGCCGCACCGGCTCGCTCGGCGACGTGATGAAGGAATCGGTCGAGGCCGCGCGCACCGTGGTGCGCAGCCGCTCGCGCCGCCTGGGCATCAAGGACGAGGTGTTCGAGAAGCGCGACATCCACATCCACGTGCCCGACGGCGCAACGCCCAAGGACGGCCCGAGCGCGGGCGCCGCGATGACGACCGCCTTCGTGTCGGCGCTCACCGGCATCCCCGTGCGTGCCGACGTTGCCATGACCGGCGAGATCACGCTGCGTGGCGAGGTCACGGCCATCGGCGGCCTGAAGGAAAAGCTGCTCGCAGCGTTGCGCGGCGGCATCAAGACCGTGCTGATTCCCGAAGAGAACGCGAAGGACCTGCAGGACATTCCCGAGAACGTGAAGAACGGCCTCGAGATCGTGCCCGTGAAGTGGATCGACAAGGTCCTGGAAATCGCACTCGAGAAGATGCCCGAGCCGTTGTCCGACGAGGAAGTTGCGGCCTCCGCCGCCGCCGTGGCCGAGCTGGCCAAGCAGCGCGGAACGCAGGCCTCCGAGGGCTCCGTCAAACATTGATCGGCAGAACTTGCCGAGCCCCGAAAAAGTGTTCTATAATTCGAGGCTCGAAACGCGGGAATAGCTCAGTTGGTAGAGCGCAACCTTGCCAAGGTTGAGGTCGAGAGTTCGAGACTCTTTTCCCGCTCCAGTTTTTGAAAAAGGGAAGCACTGCTTCCCTTTTTTTCGCGAGTTCGATTTCGTTTTCAGCAGCGTGGCGCGATAGCAAAGCGGTTATGCAACGGATTGCAAATCCGTCTAGCCCGGTTCGACTCCGGGTCGCGCCTCCACCTCTCCTGATCAGTTCGATCCAACCTCCATCGAAAATAGCCCCGCCAACCTGCGTTGCCGGGGCTCGTTTCGTTTGGGTTATCGTCGATGTTCAAACCCGAGGCCCGGATGGTGAAATTGGTAGACACATCGGACTTAAAATCCGCCGCTTCCTTAATCGGGGCATACGGGTTCGATCCCCGTTCCGGGCACCATATTTAGACAAGGGAGCACTCCATGCCTCGTTACAACGCTCCATTTGAAATTCATGTGCACGGCGACGTGCCGCTGCGGTCTGACGTCACCTTCGACCAGATCCAGGAAGCACTCAAGCCGCTGTGGGCCTATTCGGGCGCCAAGTCGCTGGCCGACGGCGCCACGAGCACCTACGAAGAAGAGCCCGGCATCCGTTTCGAGCAGAAGGACCACATGCTCCAGATGTGCTGGACGGTGCCAGGCGACGACGACTTTCGCCAGGCGCTCGACGAGATGTGCATGGCGCTGAATGAACTGTCGGAACGCGGTGCCGCCATCGAGGTCACCTTCTACGACACCGACTTCGACGAGGAAGAGGGCGACCCCGACGAAGAATCGCGCGACGATTTCCTGATGCTGTTCGTGGGCCCCAATCCGGCCGCGATCATGCAGGTGCAGCGCGACCTGCTGGTGGAAGATGTCGTCAACCTGATGGAACGCCACTTCGATGGTGCCGAGCTTGGCGGCGTGGTGTCCGAGATCGACCGCCTCTTCAGCGACCGCTTCGATGCCCTCGTGAATTCGCTCGAGATCGGCAAGCGCCCGCGCGGCACCGGCGGCAGTGGCAGCGGCGGTGGGCATGGCGGCGGCCGCCGTCCGCGCCACCTGCACTGACGCAGGCCGCAGCTTCCCCGGCGCCGCGATTCACCGCCGCATGGCGCTGTTTCCGTCTTCCGCCCTGAACGCCGGCGTGCGCAAGCGCGAGGTGTTCGGCTGGGCGATGTACGACTTTGCCAATTCGGGCTACACCACGGTCGTCATCACGGCCGTGTTCGCCGCTTACTTCGTGGGCGGCATCGCCAAGGGGG
Protein-coding regions in this window:
- the lon gene encoding endopeptidase La, with protein sequence MSGHTPLPADAIDLPLLPLRDVVVFPHMVIPLFVGRPKSIKALELAMEAERRIMLVAQKAAAKDEPSVEDMFEVGCVSTILQMLKLPDGTVKVLVEGQQRARVNRIDDGETHFTANVTPVEAPEGGEKGTEVEALRRAVMQQFDQYVKLNKKIPPEILTSISSIDDPGRLADTIAAHLPLKLDNKQAVLDLADVKSRLENLFGQLEREVDILNVDKKIRGRVKRQMEKNQRDFYLNEQVKAIQKELGEGEEGADIEEIEKKIKLAKMPKEALKKAEGELKKLKLMSPMSAEATVVRNYIDVLVGLPWSKKTKIKHDLANAEAVLNADHYGLEKVKDRILEYLAVQQRVDKVKAPILCLVGPPGVGKTSLGQSIAKATGRKYTRMALGGMRDEAEIRGHRRTYIGALPGKVLQGLNKIGTRNPLFLLDEIDKLGTDFRGDPSSALLEVLDPEQNHTFGDHYVEVDFDLSDVMFVATSNSMNIPPALLDRMEVIRLSGYTEDEKTHIALKYLLPKQLKNNGVKEDELLVTEEAVRDIVRYYTREAGVRSLERELSKICRKVVKGLLLKQMTPKVVVDGANLNDFLGVRKYSFGLAEKQNQVGQVVGLAWTEVGGDLLTIEAVTMPGKGVISRTGSLGDVMKESVEAARTVVRSRSRRLGIKDEVFEKRDIHIHVPDGATPKDGPSAGAAMTTAFVSALTGIPVRADVAMTGEITLRGEVTAIGGLKEKLLAALRGGIKTVLIPEENAKDLQDIPENVKNGLEIVPVKWIDKVLEIALEKMPEPLSDEEVAASAAAVAELAKQRGTQASEGSVKH
- a CDS encoding DUF6806 family protein yields the protein MPRYNAPFEIHVHGDVPLRSDVTFDQIQEALKPLWAYSGAKSLADGATSTYEEEPGIRFEQKDHMLQMCWTVPGDDDFRQALDEMCMALNELSERGAAIEVTFYDTDFDEEEGDPDEESRDDFLMLFVGPNPAAIMQVQRDLLVEDVVNLMERHFDGAELGGVVSEIDRLFSDRFDALVNSLEIGKRPRGTGGSGSGGGHGGGRRPRHLH